In Zonotrichia leucophrys gambelii isolate GWCS_2022_RI chromosome 14, RI_Zleu_2.0, whole genome shotgun sequence, a single window of DNA contains:
- the GNG13 gene encoding guanine nucleotide-binding protein G(I)/G(S)/G(O) subunit gamma-13: MDEWDLPQWKKEVESLKYQLAYKREMSSKTIPEFVKWIEDGIPEDPFLNPELMKNNPWVEKGKCIIL; the protein is encoded by the exons ATGGATGAGTGGGATCTCCCACAATGGAAAAAAGAGGTGGAAAGCCTCAAGTACCAGCTGGCCTACAAGAGGGAGATGTCCTCCAAGACCATACCTGA GTTTGTGAAGTGGATCGAGGACGGCATTCCCGAGGATCCCTTCCTGAACCCGGAGCTGATGAAGAACAACCCCTGGGTGGAGAAAGGCAAATGCATCATCCTGTGA
- the CHTF18 gene encoding chromosome transmission fidelity protein 18 homolog isoform X1, producing the protein MASAEDGPEDWAEDGPDDGYYERFADELEVLAELGDEPSPPAGPKTSQFRSKRQPPEQPDLPGDSPGGTGAKKRDRDCVPAVSPAAAEPRTPKPKRQRLEAVKKLDFGADDELAPDVPWDGGPEAPLAPHDTSSNQLEMSGMVPMQTTPPLEKKRVLRRPPILEDYVNVTSTQGTRVFLVLRDDPCRTGLELPDSLGWNARRPLHLLGVPFSYLKEQVAEERRRRVLEASQQLTEIINSCLGSEASTESPDPSMDTAPAAQEEPASHCLWVDKFTPQRYMELLSDDYTNRCLLKWLKLWDTVVFGKDKAGKKPKPNPAANPPLSHAKEHPNKWKTKVQLTEEMLEAELDQHKRPKHKVALLCGPPGLGKTTLAHVIARHAGYNAVEMNASDDRSPEVFQTRIEAATQMRSVLGSHERPNCLIIDEIDGAPAASINVLLSIIQRKDGEGEAGAGRRRRREGGLLLRPIICICNDQFVPALRPLRQQSFLLSFPRTAPSRLAQRLSEIALRQGMRADTGALLALCEKTDSDIRSCINTLQFLHGRGQKELSVQMVQTMRIGLKDQNKGLFSIWQEIFQLPKPQRHRIGMDPSLPAQLQLGDEDLSHPGGFNSSSHRFHHILHLSISSGEQEKLAQGLFENFLNMKVRDSSLGSVCLALEWLGFCDLLGRAVLQAQSFQLLRYLPFLPVAFHLLFAAAAVPRLAYPSSQPEAAAKLGQMQNLVLSMVSGIAPGARSRAGQQALVLDVLCLLLDIIAPKLRPVNTQLYSLKEKQQLAELISTMLTYNLTYLQERLPEGQYVFKLDPNVEAVCRFPALPARRQLSYQAKQLIAREIELEKMRRTEARSLAQEPGNGPGEELGDAEPAGTPNHQQRLEHIVRRAALQDKPELDFFGRPLQRKEAAKAPAPQVSKEECLELQMGKAVGRSDVWFRFNEGFSNAVRRNLYIRDLL; encoded by the exons aTGGCGAGCGCCGAGGATGGGCCCGAGGATTGGGCCGAGGACGGGCCCGACGATGGCTACTACGAGCGCTTCGCCGAcgagctggaggtgctggccGAGCTGGGAG ATGAGCCGTCCCCACCCGCCGGCCCCAAAACATCGCAGTTCCGGAGCAAGCGGCAGCCGCCGGAGCAGCCCGACCTCCCCGGGGACTCTCCCGGCGGCACCGGCGCCAAGAAGAGGGACCGGGACTGtgtccccgccgtgtccccggcAGCAGCCGAGCCTCGCA ccccgaAGCCGAAGCGGCAGCGCCTGGAAGCTGTTAAGAAGCTGGATTTCGGTGCAGACGATGAGCTGGCTCCTGATGTCCCCTGGGATGGTGGCCCAGAGGCACCTCTGGCTCCCCACGATACCAG CTCGAACCAGCTGGAGATGAGTGGAATGGTCCCCATGCAGACCACACCACCCTTGGAAAAGAAGAGGGTCCTGAGGAGACCCCCCATCCTGGAGGATTACGTCAATGTGACATCCACCCAGGGCACCAGGGTCTTCCTGGTGCTGAGGGATGatccctgcaggacagggctggag ctcccggATTCCCTGGGCTGGAACGCTCGCAGGCCGCTCCACTTGCTGGGGGTGCCCTTCTCCTACCTGAAGGAGCAGGTGGCTGAGGAG CGTCGCAGGCGGGTTCTGGAGGCCTCCCAGCAGCTGACAGAGATCATCAACAG ctgcctggggagcgAGGCCAGCACCGAGAGCCCGGATCCCAGCatggacacagccccagcagcccaggaggagcctgcATCCCACTGCCTCTGGGTGGACAAGTTCACCCCCCAGCGCTACATGGAGCTGCTCAGTGATGAT TACACCAACCGCTGCCTGCTCAAGTGGCTCAAGCTGTGGGACACGGTGGTGTTCGGCAAGGACAAGGCTGGCAAGAAGCCCAAGCCCAACCCTGCAGCCAATCCCCCCCTCAGCCATGCCAAGGAACATCCCAACAAGTGGAAAACCAAGGTGCAGCTCACCGAGGAGATGCTGGAGGCCGAGCTGGACCAGCACAAGAGACCCAAACACAAG GTGGCCCTGCTCTGTGGGCCCCCTGGCCTGGGCAAGACCACGCTGGCCCACGTCATCGCCAGGCACGCAGGGTACAACGCTGTGGAGATGAATGCCAG CGATGACCGCAGCCCCGAGGTGTTCCAGACCAGGATTGAAgctgccacccagatgaggtCGGTGCTGGGCTCCCACGAGAGGCCCAACTGCCTCATCATCGATGAGATCGACGGCGCGCCCGCG GCCTCCATCAACGTCCTGCTGTCCATCATCCAGAGGAAGGACGGCGAGGGCgaggcgggcgcggggcggcggcggcgacgCGAGGGGGGGCTCCTGCTCCGGCCCATCATCTGCATCTGCAATGACCA GTTCGTGCCCGCGCTGCGCCCGCTGCGGCAGCAATCCTTCCTGCTCAGCTTCCCCCGCACCGCGCCCTCCCGCCTGGCCCAGCGCCTCAGCGAG atCGCGCTCCGGCAGGGAATGCGCGCGGACACGGGCGCGCTGCTGGCGCTCTGCGAGAAAACCGACAGCGACATCCGCTCCTGCATCAAcaccctgcag ttcctgcacGGCCGAGGGCAGAAGGAGCTGAGTGTGCAGATGGTGCAGACCATGAGGATTGGCCTGAAGGACCAGAACAAGGGGCTCTTCTCCATCTGGCAGGAGATCTTCCAGCTGCCCAAGCCCCAGAG GCACAGGATAGGAATGGACCcctctctgccagcccagctccagctgggggACGAGGACCTGTCCCACCCTGGGGGCTTCAATTCCTCCTCCCACCGCTTCCACCACATCCTGCACCTCTCCATCTCCTCGggggagcaggagaagctggcccag GGCCTGTTTGAGAACTTCCTGAACATGAAGGTGCGGGATTCCAGCCTGGGCTCCGTGTGCCTGGCCCTGGAGTGGCTGGGCTTCTGTGACCTGCTGGGCAGGGCCGTGCTGCAGGCCCAGAGCTTCCAGCTGCTGCGCTACCTGCCCTTCCTGCCCGTGGCCTTCCACCTGCTcttcgccgccgccgccgtgccCCGCCTGGCCTACCCCAGCAGCCAGCCCGAG gccgcGGCCAAGCTGGGCCAGATGCAGAACCTGGTGCTGTCCATGGTGTCGGGGATCGCGCCGGGCGCCCGGAGCCGCGCGGGGCAGCAGGCGCTGGTGCTGGAcgtgctgtgcctgctgctggacATCATCGCCCCCAAACTGCGCCCT GTGAACACGCAGCTCTACAGCctgaaggagaagcagcagctggctgagcTCATCAGCACCATGCTCACCTACAACCTCACCTACCTGCAGGAGCGCCTGCCCGAGGGCCAGTACGTCTTCAAGCTGGACCC gaatgtggaggCCGTGTGCCgtttcccagccctgccggcCCGCAGGCAGCTCAGCTACCAGGCCAAGCAGCTCATTGCCAGGGAGATCGAGCTGGAGAAGATGAGGAGGACAGAGGCACGGAGCCTGGCCCAG GAGCCCGGGAATGGCCccggggaggagctgggggacgCGGAGCCAGCGGGGACCCCCAACCACCAGCAGCGCCTGGAGCACATCGtgaggagagcagccctgcaggacaaG CCTGAACTGGACTTTTTTGGGAGGCCACTCCAGAGGAAAGAGGCGGCCAAGGCCCCAG ccccccaggtTTCCAAGGAGgagtgcctggagctgcagatggGAAAGGCCGTGGGCAGGAGCGACGTCTGGTTCCGCTTCAACGAGGGCTTCTCCAACGCTGTCAGGAGGAACCTCTACATCAGAGACCTGCTCTAG
- the CHTF18 gene encoding chromosome transmission fidelity protein 18 homolog isoform X2 has protein sequence MASAEDGPEDWAEDGPDDGYYERFADELEVLAELGDEPSPPAGPKTSQFRSKRQPPEQPDLPGDSPGGTGAKKRDRDCVPAVSPAAAEPRTPKPKRQRLEAVKKLDFGADDELAPDVPWDGGPEAPLAPHDTSSNQLEMSGMVPMQTTPPLEKKRVLRRPPILEDYVNVTSTQGTRVFLVLRDDPCRTGLELPDSLGWNARRPLHLLGVPFSYLKEQVAEERRRRVLEASQQLTEIINSCLGSEASTESPDPSMDTAPAAQEEPASHCLWVDKFTPQRYMELLSDDYTNRCLLKWLKLWDTVVFGKDKAGKKPKPNPAANPPLSHAKEHPNKWKTKVQLTEEMLEAELDQHKRPKHKVALLCGPPGLGKTTLAHVIARHAGYNAVEMNASDDRSPEVFQTRIEAATQMRSVLGSHERPNCLIIDEIDGAPAASINVLLSIIQRKDGEGEAGAGRRRRREGGLLLRPIICICNDQFVPALRPLRQQSFLLSFPRTAPSRLAQRLSEIALRQGMRADTGALLALCEKTDSDIRSCINTLQFLHGRGQKELSVQMVQTMRIGLKDQNKGLFSIWQEIFQLPKPQRHRIGMDPSLPAQLQLGDEDLSHPGGFNSSSHRFHHILHLSISSGEQEKLAQGLFENFLNMKVRDSSLGSVCLALEWLGFCDLLGRAVLQAQSFQLLRYLPFLPVAFHLLFAAAAVPRLAYPSSQPEAAAKLGQMQNLVLSMVSGIAPGARSRAGQQALVLDVLCLLLDIIAPKLRPVNTQLYSLKEKQQLAELISTMLTYNLTYLQERLPEGQYVFKLDPNVEAVCRFPALPARRQLSYQAKQLIAREIELEKMRRTEARSLAQEPGNGPGEELGDAEPAGTPNHQQRLEHIVRRAALQDKDLHLAPALLLGCLSRAQGQPCPGSVPP, from the exons aTGGCGAGCGCCGAGGATGGGCCCGAGGATTGGGCCGAGGACGGGCCCGACGATGGCTACTACGAGCGCTTCGCCGAcgagctggaggtgctggccGAGCTGGGAG ATGAGCCGTCCCCACCCGCCGGCCCCAAAACATCGCAGTTCCGGAGCAAGCGGCAGCCGCCGGAGCAGCCCGACCTCCCCGGGGACTCTCCCGGCGGCACCGGCGCCAAGAAGAGGGACCGGGACTGtgtccccgccgtgtccccggcAGCAGCCGAGCCTCGCA ccccgaAGCCGAAGCGGCAGCGCCTGGAAGCTGTTAAGAAGCTGGATTTCGGTGCAGACGATGAGCTGGCTCCTGATGTCCCCTGGGATGGTGGCCCAGAGGCACCTCTGGCTCCCCACGATACCAG CTCGAACCAGCTGGAGATGAGTGGAATGGTCCCCATGCAGACCACACCACCCTTGGAAAAGAAGAGGGTCCTGAGGAGACCCCCCATCCTGGAGGATTACGTCAATGTGACATCCACCCAGGGCACCAGGGTCTTCCTGGTGCTGAGGGATGatccctgcaggacagggctggag ctcccggATTCCCTGGGCTGGAACGCTCGCAGGCCGCTCCACTTGCTGGGGGTGCCCTTCTCCTACCTGAAGGAGCAGGTGGCTGAGGAG CGTCGCAGGCGGGTTCTGGAGGCCTCCCAGCAGCTGACAGAGATCATCAACAG ctgcctggggagcgAGGCCAGCACCGAGAGCCCGGATCCCAGCatggacacagccccagcagcccaggaggagcctgcATCCCACTGCCTCTGGGTGGACAAGTTCACCCCCCAGCGCTACATGGAGCTGCTCAGTGATGAT TACACCAACCGCTGCCTGCTCAAGTGGCTCAAGCTGTGGGACACGGTGGTGTTCGGCAAGGACAAGGCTGGCAAGAAGCCCAAGCCCAACCCTGCAGCCAATCCCCCCCTCAGCCATGCCAAGGAACATCCCAACAAGTGGAAAACCAAGGTGCAGCTCACCGAGGAGATGCTGGAGGCCGAGCTGGACCAGCACAAGAGACCCAAACACAAG GTGGCCCTGCTCTGTGGGCCCCCTGGCCTGGGCAAGACCACGCTGGCCCACGTCATCGCCAGGCACGCAGGGTACAACGCTGTGGAGATGAATGCCAG CGATGACCGCAGCCCCGAGGTGTTCCAGACCAGGATTGAAgctgccacccagatgaggtCGGTGCTGGGCTCCCACGAGAGGCCCAACTGCCTCATCATCGATGAGATCGACGGCGCGCCCGCG GCCTCCATCAACGTCCTGCTGTCCATCATCCAGAGGAAGGACGGCGAGGGCgaggcgggcgcggggcggcggcggcgacgCGAGGGGGGGCTCCTGCTCCGGCCCATCATCTGCATCTGCAATGACCA GTTCGTGCCCGCGCTGCGCCCGCTGCGGCAGCAATCCTTCCTGCTCAGCTTCCCCCGCACCGCGCCCTCCCGCCTGGCCCAGCGCCTCAGCGAG atCGCGCTCCGGCAGGGAATGCGCGCGGACACGGGCGCGCTGCTGGCGCTCTGCGAGAAAACCGACAGCGACATCCGCTCCTGCATCAAcaccctgcag ttcctgcacGGCCGAGGGCAGAAGGAGCTGAGTGTGCAGATGGTGCAGACCATGAGGATTGGCCTGAAGGACCAGAACAAGGGGCTCTTCTCCATCTGGCAGGAGATCTTCCAGCTGCCCAAGCCCCAGAG GCACAGGATAGGAATGGACCcctctctgccagcccagctccagctgggggACGAGGACCTGTCCCACCCTGGGGGCTTCAATTCCTCCTCCCACCGCTTCCACCACATCCTGCACCTCTCCATCTCCTCGggggagcaggagaagctggcccag GGCCTGTTTGAGAACTTCCTGAACATGAAGGTGCGGGATTCCAGCCTGGGCTCCGTGTGCCTGGCCCTGGAGTGGCTGGGCTTCTGTGACCTGCTGGGCAGGGCCGTGCTGCAGGCCCAGAGCTTCCAGCTGCTGCGCTACCTGCCCTTCCTGCCCGTGGCCTTCCACCTGCTcttcgccgccgccgccgtgccCCGCCTGGCCTACCCCAGCAGCCAGCCCGAG gccgcGGCCAAGCTGGGCCAGATGCAGAACCTGGTGCTGTCCATGGTGTCGGGGATCGCGCCGGGCGCCCGGAGCCGCGCGGGGCAGCAGGCGCTGGTGCTGGAcgtgctgtgcctgctgctggacATCATCGCCCCCAAACTGCGCCCT GTGAACACGCAGCTCTACAGCctgaaggagaagcagcagctggctgagcTCATCAGCACCATGCTCACCTACAACCTCACCTACCTGCAGGAGCGCCTGCCCGAGGGCCAGTACGTCTTCAAGCTGGACCC gaatgtggaggCCGTGTGCCgtttcccagccctgccggcCCGCAGGCAGCTCAGCTACCAGGCCAAGCAGCTCATTGCCAGGGAGATCGAGCTGGAGAAGATGAGGAGGACAGAGGCACGGAGCCTGGCCCAG GAGCCCGGGAATGGCCccggggaggagctgggggacgCGGAGCCAGCGGGGACCCCCAACCACCAGCAGCGCCTGGAGCACATCGtgaggagagcagccctgcaggacaaG GATTTGCAtttggctcctgctctgctcttggggTGCCTGAGCCGTGCCCAGggtcagccctgccctggttctgtccctccctga
- the RPUSD1 gene encoding RNA pseudouridylate synthase domain-containing protein 1: MEPGTIDNLSILYQSSDFIVVNKHWDLRIDSKMWYETLTLQSQLKHRFPELADPDTYYGFRFCHQLDFSTSGALCVALNKAAAGSAYKCFKERLVTKAYLALVRGHVSQSRMSIRYAIGKNTTEGMTHMMCIEGTEGCENPKPCQSELIVLEHGSYSGDPVTKVLLQPLTGRTHQLRVHCSAIGHPIVGDFTYSHRQDSNPYRMMLHAYYLRIPTGKELIEVCAPDPFVTAMDSNWVPQHVTQRLEDVIQELKDKGTHKEEEESQEAAREEGAGGEGSREETEEQRVQCEQWLAEWALE; encoded by the exons ATGGAGCCGGGCACCATCGACAACCTGTCCATCCTGTACCAGAGCTCCGACTTCATCGTGGTCAACAAGCACTGGGACCTGCGCATCGACAGCAAGATGTGGTACGAGACGCtgaccctgcagagccagctcaaGCACCGCTTCCCCGAGCTGGCCGACCCCGACACCTACTACGGCTTCAG GTTCTGCCACCAGCTGGATTTCTCCACCAGCggggctctgtgtgtggcaCTCAACAAAGCGGCGGCGGGAAGTGCCTACAAGTGCTTCAAGGAGCGCCTGGTGACCAAAGCCTACCTGGCCCTG GTGAGGGGACACGTGAGCCAGAGCCGGATGTCGATCCGCTACGCCATCGGGAAGAACACCACGGAGGGCATGACCCACATGATGTGCATCGAGGGCACAGAGG GCTGTGAGAATCCCAAGCCGTGCCAGTCGGAGCTGATCGTGCTGGAACATGGATCCTACAGCGGAGACCCCGTCAccaaagtgctgctgcagccgctgacag GGAGGACTCACCAGCTCCGGGTTCACTGCAGCGCCATCGGCCACCCCATCGTGGGGGACTTCACCTACAGCCACCGGCAGGACAGCAATCCCTACAGGATGATGCTCCACGCCTACTACCTGCGCATCCCCACGGGCAAGGAGCTGATCGAGGTGTGCGCGCCCGACCCCTTCGTCACCGCCATGGACAGCAACTGGGTGCCCCAGCACGTCACCCAGCGGCTGGAGGATGTCATCCAGGAGCTCAAGGACAAGGGGACacacaaggaggaggaggagagccaGGAAGCTGccagagaggagggagcagggggggaaggcagcagggaggagacagaggagcAGCGGGTGCAGTGTGAGCAGTGGCTGGCTGAGTGGGCTCTGGAGTGA
- the LOC135454059 gene encoding mesothelin-like protein encodes MTPHMYSLRVLVCDLEPGTILASDPNILEKLKLCPALTGAQQDALNALLLSGDTPYGDPSGWDSQTLQDLGPLVLALNQTTLSLVAEAAREGFRTSIAAAYISQGRSQREESLLLLRALAAASAASRPRLQRSTDRCQAEPITASNIDDIAFLLPEDLDLCLSNDVLVENLEAVKDLPLIPEAYLVLKQKVDEFFQGSEIPEEKLRQLGMLSRLYTEEEISRWQVTSSETLSALLSDSEGPWSDSQVQQLLSRYLALGGSLTGPLLQQIGGRRLCNLQEGQIQQIPAAAIGTAGRLNISSCSQTKKDQLYRKAREAFASLASTPGSYYCQIQPYLGGAPAEDLKDLANAGVAINMDLSTFLTLNPEELQKLSVTDVKHLLGENLPELKEHEHEPVVVSWVQLQSQQELDCVLDIGLQGGRPEPTGTASPAATSTASVTTPASVTSMATVTTSVPTTPASVTTPASVTTPASVTSMATVTTPASVTTSVPTATPAPHTPTPIPSSTIPPQTSPSSSPAVPCQPSSPPSPVPSPKPTPGSVPEPAQPTSNGHINLHPEPGSGSGSGSGSGSGSRLCSCLALLLAATMGSVLLGGLL; translated from the exons ATGACACCCCACATGTACAGCCTCAGGGTGCTGGTGTGTGACCTGGAGCCGGGCACCATCCTGGCCTCGGACCCCAACatcctggagaagctgaagctgtGCCCGGCGCTgacaggggcacagcaggacGCCCTCAATGCCCTGCTCCTCTCGGGGGACACACCGTACGG GGATCCCTCAGGCTGGGATTCACAGACTCTGCAAGACCTGGGGCCGCTCGTGCTGGCGTTGAACCAGACCACGCTGAGTTTGGTGGCCGAG GCAGCTCGGGAGGGTTTCAGGACGAGCATCGCTGCCGCCTACATCAGCCAGGGGCGTTCCCAGCGGGAGgaatccctgctgctcctcagggcgCTCGCAGCAGCCTCAGCCGCCTCCCGGCCCCGGCTGCAGCGCAGCACCGACC GCTGCCAGGCCGAGCCCATCACCGCCAGCAACATCGACGACATCGCCTTCCTGTTGCCTGAGGACCTGGACTTGTGCCTGAGCAATGATGTGTTAGTAGAAAACCTGGAGGCTGTGAAGGATCTGCCACTCATCCCAGAGGCTTACTTGGTCCTGAAACAAAAGGTGGATGAG TTTTTCCAGGGGTCAGAGATCccagaggagaagctgaggcagctggggatgctgtcCCGCCTGTACACGGAGGAGGAGATCAGCCGGTGGCAGGTGACATCCAGTGAgaccctctcagccctgctcagcgACTCAGAAGGACCATGGAGCGATTCCCAG gtgcagcagctgctcagcaggtACCTGGCCCTGGGGGGCTCCTTGACGGggcccctgctccagcagattGGAGGCAGGCGCCTGTGCAacctgcaggaggggcagatccagcagatccctgctgcagccatcGG GACTGCTGGGCGGTTGAACATCTCTTCATGCTCCCAAACCAAGAAGGATCAGCTCTATAGGAAGGCCCGGGAGGCctttgccagcctggccagcacccctggCTCCTATTACTGCCAGATCCAGCCATACCTGG GTGGAGCTCCAGCAGAAGATCTGAAGGATTTGGCTAATGCTGGTGTGGCCATAAACATGGATCTGAGCACCTTCCTCACCCTAAATCCTGAGGAACTGCAG AAACTCAGCGTCACCGACGTGAAACATTTGCTGGGGGAAAACCTCCCTGAGCTGAAGGAGCACGAGCACGAGCCGGTGGTGGTGAGCTGGGTGCAGCTgcaatcccagcaggagctggactgCGTGCTGGACATCGGCCTGCAGGGAGGGCGGCCCGAGCCCACggggacagccagccctgctgccacctccacAGCCAGTGTCACCACCCCGGCCAGTGTCACCTCCATGGCCACTGTCACCACCTCTGTGCCCACCACCCCAGCCAGTGTCACCACCCCAGCCAGTGTCACCACCCCAGCCAGTGTCACCTCCATGGCCACTGTCACCACCCCAGCCAGTGTCACCAcctctgtccccactgccacccCCGCCCCACACACGCCCACCCCAATTCCCAGCTCCACCATTCCCCCCCAAAcaagccccagctcctccccggCCGTGCCGTGCCAGCCCagttcccctcccagccctgtccccagccccaaacccacccctgGGAGCGttccagagccagcacagccaacCTCCAACGGCCACATCAACCTGCACCCTGAGCCCg